A section of the Pseudomonas flavescens genome encodes:
- a CDS encoding pentapeptide repeat-containing protein, with translation MITVRFETGDSLELSIDSFVGADLKGINFHRAVFEYLDFSKADFTGCDLRGSVF, from the coding sequence ATGATTACTGTGAGGTTTGAGACGGGCGATTCCCTTGAGCTTTCTATTGATAGCTTTGTTGGTGCTGATCTTAAAGGTATTAATTTTCATCGCGCTGTATTTGAATATTTGGATTTTAGTAAAGCAGATTTTACCGGTTGTGATTTAAGGGGTTCTGTTTTTTAA
- a CDS encoding pentapeptide repeat-containing protein, which yields MLNDSKMKGVSLINAVLTGSRMRGSDLSESLLMYSDFTETDFSLASLKNSNVEGGDFRGAELSGADFSVSGLDQCKLHGALYDSKTIWPKNFNPDEHGLLKKKT from the coding sequence GTGTTAAATGATTCAAAAATGAAGGGGGTTTCTTTGATTAATGCGGTATTAACGGGGTCTAGAATGAGGGGGAGTGATCTTTCTGAATCGTTACTTATGTATTCTGATTTCACTGAAACAGACTTTAGCTTAGCAAGTCTTAAAAATTCCAATGTGGAAGGAGGAGACTTTCGCGGTGCAGAATTATCTGGTGCCGACTTTAGTGTCTCCGGACTGGATCAATGTAAGCTTCACGGGGCATTATATGATAGTAAAACTATATGGCCAAAAAATTTCAACCCCGATGAACACGGTTTGTTAAAGAAAAAAACCTAA
- a CDS encoding CPCC family cysteine-rich protein translates to MSYVCPCCKNLTFDEGPPGTFQVCPVCGWEDNEVQYRDPTYEGGANSVSLEQAKVNFSAIGAINKESLGAVRRPLPG, encoded by the coding sequence ATGAGTTATGTTTGTCCTTGCTGTAAAAATCTAACATTTGATGAAGGTCCGCCCGGTACTTTTCAGGTTTGTCCCGTCTGTGGATGGGAGGATAACGAGGTACAATATCGTGACCCAACATATGAGGGCGGTGCAAATTCCGTTAGCCTTGAGCAGGCCAAAGTTAACTTCAGCGCTATAGGCGCCATTAACAAGGAGAGCTTGGGTGCTGTCAGGCGGCCGCTGCCTGGATAG
- a CDS encoding DUF637 domain-containing protein — protein MWAGAGQAAAVLDNSQAGLVSGGQGLTLAVQRLLNHTKGGLTGGDDLLVVGDSLDNSAGGVLSSHGDLTLTLVGRLDNQRQGLITSAAGLAISAAHLDASQAGEVSAKGDLRLSVARLIQQQGRLIGEAGVHLDLQGGDLDNRGGLLSARGPMTLERLARLDNRGGEISSRQGYSLSAGVIDNGDEGRLISAGTLAIDLGQGVLRNAEGGLVSGWQGLAIKAGSLENSGQGTVSSRDGDLHVELSGALHNRTAGALVSKGQLSANAQRLDNSAGGVISSAGDLSLALADTLDNGSGGLIDTLGSLSVHSGAVNNRAGQISSQQAASLRASGLDNSAGQLTSTAAMDLTLSGLLINAQKASLASGGPLVLQAAAIDNQGGSLLSQHLLQLTASDLDNSGGTLGARSSLELLLSGVLNNSADGLVHSQQGRIDLHAQRLDNSGGSLSGQQAVIARLSGALDNRGGRIESAQGPLDLHGASAVDNRAGVLNSLHGVLKLTSAGLFDNASGTAQGQAVTVTAKGLDNRGGHLSALGGDARVDVGSSAFDNQGGGLYAHQRVSVIAGDFDNQLDILNQGGKVAAERIDFSLSGALRNGSGILESATTLHLAAARIDNPYGRLRALGKAGTTQISGGVLDNRNGVLETANAELELSVADLHGRDGRILHTGAGRFDLSAALIMGAGGTLSTNAVLSLSASNWTNSAVIEADELVLDIGTFTQTVAGQLVARRAFSGRGDNWSNQGLLASDGTFSLDLSGAYAGDGQLTSLAAMTLGTGSLDLSSSARIASAAASTVVTRGRFRNEGRLTAAGNLTVSAAGLNNHGTLGSGAVLRLETPTLLNQRGLIFSGDDMALRLSRLTNRYADIYSLGALSITRDDQLQRSSLVENMSATLESAKDMRLAVETLENAKDTFVMQGKLLSAQAYLTCIQHCSRSWSSKRGRLTLHEEWGAVIAEDSPAGEILSGADLRIDSDSLINRYSTLSARKDLVVQTGDLQNIGAQAMAGSATAVFTAQPRERNRTYYAHQARVSDFMAQHGTAATFSEAAYLAMKAGFSPAYYAGIDAPLAVSGSEHLLAPAVIQAGGNVTVEASNSLANLQTYPNSAIDYGPYRGADVTLGRSTQPVVVLSAHLPPDLQQRQVNPLSLPGFSLPQGENGLFRLNTQAGSADSASQTQNQNAGSPWRVQDGLSATASLLETGAQMPVGAGPVPSNVQPSIGHKYLIETNPALTELSRFLSSDYMLGQLGYDPDQAQKRLGDGLYEQRLIRDAIVARTGQRYLTGLTSDEAMFRYLMNNAIASKDALNLGLGVSLSAQQVAALTHDIVWMEEQEVLGEKVLVPVLYLAQAEGRLAPNGALIQGRDVALIGGGDLSNQGTLRASGALDVQGRNIANSGLMQANERLQLLATESIRNAQGGIIAGRDVTARAVSGDLINERSVTTFESAGRNHDYRQDYVDSAARIEALNDLNLSAGRDVQNVGGALNAGHDLRVIAGRDLQIVSAQQHDLSRQTDRKGNSRREQVTQYGSEASAGRDLTLSTERDLAVVASRVTAGLDLAMGAGGDILIAAAANESHFESHRKSGGKRVDIERSLVTQQAAEVEAGGDLHVNAKNNLALSASNLQTDGEAYLYAGQQLAVVAAQSSHHSLYDMKQKGSWGSKKTQRDEITTVRNVGTTISTGGDLTLVSEGDQLYQKARLESGADLTLASGGAITFEAVKDLDQESHEKSKNSSMWTSAKGKGTTDETLLQSQMIAKGDTVISAVEGLNIDIKQVNRQTVSQTIDAMVKADPELAWLKKMEQRGDVDWHRVKEVHDSFKYSHSGVGAGAAIIIAILVTVLTAGAGTSVAGAAASATSSAGMGLAAQAGFHAVVSQAAISTISNKGNLSSTSRDITSSDAMRGYALSAATAGIGTGVNPSSLGFNVQSVQQVARTTFVEAGLRTAIVGGNFTDNLGQAAVGHAANIVSGLIYKNLGDELRFSGTTGKVITHGIVGGLVAEAAGGSFKTGAIAAGLNEALVDTIIDLEFFQGPQHAQLVAMTSQLVGMTSAALVGGDEKEQQKAGWVAQQASLYNGLEHPTAERMLKELKDCRASGQCTAAKIDAIDAKYKELSAARSKGINECGNRKCVESILDKTIAMDDPVAKELLRFFQGRYDVPGLLQGNPDAVSAPSVNPYNKHGDRFVTDNQVAFAKYIKEGWLTAEETKFLDGWMDSTQWLERTYERPLSLQERATILASFSEEALLGIRGRTGQVITSGGGSSQGASSSRTITQAQAQKEGYKPCCFAAGTLVATPEGERVIESLNVGDVVWSKPEGGGEPFAAAITATHTRTDQPIYKVVLSKDAVDGASASETLEVTPGHPFYVPAQKGFVPVIDLKSGDRLQSLGDGGDGSSITVESITLYQPQGQTYNLTVDAGHTFYVGTLGAWVHNIGPCVSCSNGSCSIHAAALEGGAKATGAAGESAGAMRRLDYEAASYHGKIDNAVKSRAPVNGQEVLDFSIQVKPTSSRRVGIDYDSKDFVVFDKTLDTTYHGHVRSWSDLHPDMQKALQQAGMVDRKGNILTGGKR, from the coding sequence GTGTGGGCAGGCGCCGGGCAAGCCGCTGCCGTATTGGACAATAGCCAGGCCGGGCTGGTCTCTGGCGGGCAGGGCCTGACCCTCGCGGTCCAGCGGCTGCTCAACCACACCAAGGGGGGGCTCACCGGGGGTGACGATCTACTGGTGGTTGGTGACAGCCTGGACAACAGCGCGGGTGGGGTGCTGAGCAGCCATGGGGACCTGACGCTTACCCTGGTGGGGCGGTTGGACAACCAGCGGCAGGGCTTGATCACCAGCGCTGCCGGCCTGGCTATCAGCGCGGCCCACCTCGACGCCAGCCAGGCCGGAGAGGTCTCGGCCAAGGGTGACCTGCGCCTGAGCGTCGCTCGTCTGATTCAGCAGCAAGGCCGGCTGATCGGCGAAGCCGGCGTGCATCTGGATCTGCAAGGCGGTGATCTGGATAACCGTGGCGGCCTGCTGAGTGCCAGAGGGCCGATGACCCTGGAGCGCCTGGCCAGGCTGGATAACAGAGGGGGCGAAATTTCCAGCCGTCAGGGCTACAGCCTGAGCGCGGGTGTCATCGACAATGGTGATGAGGGCAGGCTGATCAGCGCCGGCACCTTGGCTATCGACCTGGGTCAGGGCGTCCTGCGCAATGCCGAAGGCGGTCTGGTCTCTGGTTGGCAGGGCCTGGCGATCAAGGCCGGTAGCCTGGAAAACAGCGGCCAGGGCACCGTGTCCAGCCGCGATGGCGACCTGCATGTCGAGTTGAGTGGAGCGCTGCACAACCGAACGGCGGGCGCACTGGTCAGCAAGGGCCAGCTTTCGGCGAACGCGCAACGTCTCGATAACAGTGCCGGGGGCGTTATCTCCAGCGCAGGGGATCTCAGCCTGGCACTCGCCGACACGCTCGACAACGGCAGTGGCGGTCTGATCGACACCCTGGGCTCGCTCAGCGTTCACAGCGGCGCAGTGAACAACCGCGCGGGGCAGATCAGCAGCCAGCAGGCTGCCAGCCTCCGCGCCAGTGGCCTCGATAACAGCGCCGGTCAGCTGACCAGCACGGCCGCGATGGACCTCACCCTCAGCGGGCTCCTGATCAACGCGCAGAAGGCCAGCCTGGCCAGTGGCGGCCCCCTCGTGCTGCAGGCCGCAGCCATCGACAACCAGGGTGGCAGCCTGCTCAGCCAGCATTTACTGCAACTGACTGCCAGCGACCTCGACAATAGCGGCGGAACCCTCGGCGCTCGCAGCAGCCTGGAGTTGCTGCTCAGTGGTGTGCTCAACAACAGCGCCGATGGCCTGGTACACAGCCAGCAGGGACGCATCGACCTGCACGCGCAGCGACTCGATAACAGTGGCGGCAGCCTCAGTGGTCAGCAGGCCGTGATCGCCAGGCTGAGTGGCGCACTGGACAATCGAGGTGGCCGCATCGAGAGCGCGCAGGGCCCGCTGGATCTGCACGGCGCCAGTGCCGTGGACAACCGCGCCGGCGTCCTCAACAGCCTGCACGGCGTATTGAAACTGACCAGTGCAGGCCTGTTCGACAACGCCTCCGGCACTGCCCAGGGGCAGGCCGTGACAGTTACTGCCAAAGGGCTGGATAACCGAGGGGGACACCTGTCCGCGCTCGGTGGCGATGCCCGGGTCGACGTGGGCAGCAGCGCCTTCGATAACCAGGGCGGTGGGCTCTATGCCCATCAACGGGTGAGCGTGATTGCGGGTGACTTCGACAACCAGCTCGACATCCTGAATCAGGGCGGCAAGGTGGCTGCCGAGCGAATCGATTTCAGCCTGTCCGGTGCGCTGCGCAATGGCAGCGGCATCCTCGAAAGCGCGACGACGCTGCACCTTGCGGCCGCTCGCATCGACAACCCATACGGTCGTTTGCGGGCACTGGGCAAGGCTGGAACCACGCAGATCAGCGGCGGTGTGCTGGACAACCGCAACGGCGTGCTGGAAACCGCCAATGCCGAGCTGGAGCTGAGCGTCGCCGACCTGCATGGCCGCGACGGCCGCATCCTGCATACCGGTGCGGGTCGCTTCGACCTCAGTGCTGCCCTGATCATGGGCGCTGGCGGCACCCTGAGCACCAACGCCGTGCTGAGCCTCAGCGCCAGCAACTGGACCAACAGCGCGGTGATCGAGGCGGATGAACTGGTCCTCGATATCGGCACCTTCACGCAGACCGTCGCTGGCCAGCTGGTCGCGCGGCGAGCCTTCAGTGGCCGTGGTGACAACTGGAGCAACCAAGGCCTGCTGGCCAGCGATGGCACGTTCAGCCTCGACCTGAGCGGAGCCTATGCGGGGGACGGTCAGCTTACCAGCCTCGCTGCCATGACCCTGGGTACCGGCAGCCTCGATCTTTCCAGCAGCGCCCGTATCGCCAGCGCGGCGGCAAGCACGGTCGTTACCCGCGGGCGGTTTCGTAACGAGGGGCGGCTCACCGCCGCGGGCAACTTGACGGTCAGCGCCGCCGGTCTGAACAACCACGGCACCCTCGGCAGTGGCGCAGTGTTGCGGCTCGAGACGCCAACGCTGCTCAACCAAAGAGGCCTGATCTTCAGCGGCGACGACATGGCCTTGCGGCTGAGTCGACTCACCAACCGCTATGCCGACATCTACAGCCTCGGGGCATTGAGCATCACCAGAGATGACCAGCTGCAACGCTCCAGCCTGGTCGAAAACATGTCCGCCACCCTGGAAAGCGCAAAGGACATGCGCCTGGCCGTAGAAACCCTGGAGAACGCCAAGGATACGTTCGTCATGCAGGGCAAGCTGCTGTCTGCGCAGGCGTACCTGACCTGTATCCAGCACTGTAGTCGCAGTTGGTCAAGCAAACGGGGTCGCCTGACCCTGCACGAAGAGTGGGGCGCGGTCATCGCCGAAGACTCCCCCGCAGGCGAGATTCTGTCCGGCGCAGATCTGCGGATCGACAGCGATAGCCTGATCAACCGTTACAGCACCTTGTCCGCCCGCAAGGACCTCGTCGTGCAGACCGGTGACCTGCAGAACATCGGTGCCCAGGCCATGGCCGGCAGCGCAACGGCGGTCTTCACGGCGCAACCCCGGGAGCGCAACCGAACCTACTACGCTCACCAGGCGCGAGTGAGCGACTTCATGGCGCAGCATGGTACGGCTGCCACCTTCAGCGAAGCGGCCTACCTGGCCATGAAGGCGGGCTTCAGTCCGGCTTACTACGCGGGGATCGATGCGCCGCTCGCCGTTTCAGGCAGCGAGCACCTACTGGCACCGGCCGTCATCCAGGCGGGCGGTAATGTCACCGTCGAGGCCAGCAACAGCCTGGCTAACCTGCAAACCTACCCCAACAGCGCCATCGATTACGGCCCGTACCGTGGCGCCGATGTCACGCTGGGGCGCAGCACCCAGCCCGTCGTCGTGCTCAGCGCACACCTGCCGCCTGACCTTCAGCAGCGGCAGGTCAATCCGCTGAGTCTGCCCGGTTTCAGCCTGCCGCAAGGCGAAAACGGCCTGTTTCGCCTGAATACCCAGGCGGGCAGCGCTGACAGTGCCAGCCAGACCCAGAACCAGAACGCTGGCAGCCCCTGGCGGGTGCAGGACGGCCTGAGCGCTACCGCCAGCCTGCTGGAGACCGGTGCACAGATGCCGGTCGGCGCAGGGCCAGTGCCCAGCAACGTGCAGCCCAGCATCGGCCACAAATACCTGATCGAAACCAACCCGGCACTGACCGAACTGAGCCGCTTCCTCAGCTCCGACTACATGCTTGGCCAACTGGGTTACGACCCCGATCAGGCCCAGAAACGCCTGGGCGATGGCCTCTACGAACAGCGCCTGATCCGCGACGCCATCGTCGCCCGTACCGGCCAGCGTTACCTGACCGGGCTGACCAGCGACGAGGCGATGTTCCGCTACCTGATGAACAACGCCATCGCCAGCAAGGACGCACTGAACCTGGGCCTTGGCGTCAGCCTGAGCGCCCAGCAGGTGGCTGCCCTGACCCACGACATCGTGTGGATGGAAGAGCAGGAAGTCCTCGGCGAAAAGGTCCTGGTGCCGGTGCTCTACCTGGCCCAGGCCGAAGGCCGCCTGGCCCCCAACGGCGCGTTGATCCAGGGCCGTGACGTGGCGTTGATCGGCGGTGGCGACCTGAGCAACCAGGGCACCCTGCGAGCCAGCGGTGCGTTGGATGTACAAGGTCGGAACATCGCCAACAGCGGCCTAATGCAGGCCAACGAGCGCCTGCAACTGCTGGCGACCGAGAGCATCCGCAACGCCCAGGGCGGCATCATCGCCGGGCGCGATGTCACGGCCAGGGCCGTGAGCGGCGACCTCATCAACGAACGCAGTGTCACCACCTTCGAGTCTGCTGGGCGCAACCATGACTATCGCCAGGACTACGTCGACAGCGCGGCGCGCATCGAGGCCCTCAACGACCTCAACCTGAGTGCAGGACGCGATGTACAGAACGTCGGCGGAGCCCTCAACGCCGGGCACGACCTACGGGTAATCGCCGGGCGTGACCTGCAGATCGTATCGGCCCAGCAGCATGACCTGAGCCGCCAGACAGACCGCAAAGGCAACAGCCGTCGCGAGCAAGTGACCCAATACGGCTCCGAGGCCAGTGCCGGCCGAGACCTTACGCTCTCGACCGAGCGCGACCTTGCCGTGGTGGCCAGCCGCGTGACGGCCGGCCTGGATCTGGCCATGGGAGCGGGCGGCGACATCCTGATCGCTGCTGCAGCCAACGAGAGCCACTTCGAGTCGCACCGCAAGAGCGGCGGCAAAAGGGTCGACATCGAGCGCAGCCTGGTGACCCAGCAGGCGGCCGAGGTCGAGGCCGGTGGTGATCTGCATGTGAATGCCAAGAATAACCTTGCCCTCAGTGCCAGCAACCTGCAAACCGACGGTGAAGCCTACCTCTACGCAGGCCAGCAACTGGCCGTGGTGGCTGCGCAAAGCAGCCACCACTCGCTGTACGACATGAAGCAAAAGGGCTCCTGGGGCAGCAAGAAAACCCAGCGTGATGAAATCACCACCGTGCGTAACGTCGGCACCACCATAAGCACCGGCGGGGACCTGACCCTGGTCAGCGAGGGCGACCAGCTGTACCAGAAAGCGCGCCTGGAAAGCGGTGCCGACCTGACCCTTGCTAGTGGCGGTGCCATCACCTTCGAAGCGGTGAAGGATCTGGATCAGGAGAGCCATGAGAAGAGCAAGAACAGCTCGATGTGGACGTCGGCCAAAGGGAAGGGCACTACAGACGAGACGCTTCTTCAGAGCCAGATGATTGCCAAAGGTGACACCGTCATCAGCGCGGTCGAAGGCCTGAACATCGATATCAAACAGGTCAATCGGCAGACCGTTAGCCAGACGATTGATGCGATGGTCAAGGCTGATCCCGAGTTGGCCTGGTTGAAGAAGATGGAGCAGCGCGGTGATGTCGACTGGCATCGCGTGAAAGAAGTGCATGACTCCTTTAAATACAGCCATTCGGGGGTGGGGGCTGGCGCCGCGATCATCATCGCAATTCTGGTCACGGTTCTTACAGCAGGTGCCGGTACGTCTGTAGCCGGGGCGGCTGCAAGTGCAACCTCTTCGGCCGGTATGGGCTTGGCTGCCCAGGCTGGATTCCACGCCGTAGTTAGCCAGGCCGCGATAAGCACCATTAGTAACAAGGGTAACTTGAGCTCTACATCCAGGGATATCACGTCTTCTGATGCAATGAGGGGGTATGCGCTCAGTGCCGCCACAGCTGGTATTGGCACTGGGGTTAATCCTTCAAGCCTTGGATTCAACGTGCAAAGTGTTCAGCAGGTTGCGAGAACCACGTTTGTAGAGGCTGGACTGCGAACTGCCATTGTTGGCGGCAATTTTACAGATAATTTGGGTCAAGCAGCCGTCGGTCATGCGGCCAATATCGTTAGCGGCCTGATCTACAAAAACCTTGGCGATGAACTGCGTTTCTCTGGCACGACAGGCAAGGTCATCACCCACGGCATAGTAGGCGGCCTCGTGGCTGAGGCGGCGGGAGGCAGCTTTAAAACGGGAGCGATTGCTGCGGGGCTGAATGAGGCGCTGGTCGATACCATTATCGATTTGGAGTTCTTCCAAGGGCCTCAACACGCACAGCTCGTGGCCATGACCTCGCAGCTTGTAGGCATGACAAGCGCCGCATTGGTGGGGGGCGATGAGAAGGAACAGCAGAAAGCTGGTTGGGTGGCTCAGCAGGCCTCTCTTTACAATGGACTGGAGCATCCGACTGCTGAGCGGATGCTCAAAGAACTGAAGGACTGTAGGGCCAGTGGTCAGTGCACCGCAGCGAAGATCGACGCCATCGACGCGAAGTACAAGGAACTATCGGCTGCACGTTCCAAGGGGATAAATGAGTGCGGTAACAGGAAGTGCGTTGAGTCGATCCTCGACAAAACCATCGCCATGGACGATCCCGTTGCCAAGGAGCTGCTGCGGTTCTTCCAAGGTCGATATGACGTGCCGGGCCTGTTACAAGGCAATCCTGATGCAGTGTCTGCGCCTTCGGTTAATCCTTACAACAAGCATGGTGATCGGTTTGTTACTGACAATCAGGTTGCTTTCGCCAAGTACATTAAAGAGGGATGGCTTACTGCAGAGGAAACCAAATTCCTCGATGGTTGGATGGATTCTACTCAGTGGCTGGAGCGTACTTATGAGCGACCTCTCAGCCTTCAAGAGCGCGCCACGATTCTAGCCTCGTTCTCGGAAGAAGCTTTGCTGGGGATACGAGGTCGGACGGGGCAGGTCATCACCAGCGGTGGGGGTTCGTCACAAGGTGCTTCATCGAGTCGGACCATTACCCAGGCACAGGCTCAGAAGGAGGGCTATAAGCCTTGTTGCTTCGCTGCAGGCACTTTGGTAGCCACCCCGGAAGGCGAGCGCGTAATCGAGTCCCTGAACGTAGGCGATGTTGTTTGGAGCAAGCCCGAAGGTGGCGGAGAGCCGTTCGCGGCTGCAATCACTGCTACTCACACGCGTACTGACCAGCCCATTTACAAGGTGGTGCTGAGCAAAGACGCCGTAGATGGTGCTAGCGCTTCAGAAACACTGGAGGTGACACCTGGGCACCCTTTCTATGTGCCTGCTCAGAAAGGATTCGTTCCGGTCATCGACCTGAAGTCCGGTGATCGCCTGCAGTCCTTGGGAGATGGCGGTGATGGCAGCTCCATCACCGTGGAGTCCATCACGTTGTATCAGCCGCAGGGGCAGACCTACAACCTGACGGTAGACGCTGGGCATACGTTCTATGTTGGAACGCTTGGGGCATGGGTGCACAATATCGGGCCTTGTGTTAGCTGCAGCAATGGGAGCTGCTCAATCCATGCGGCTGCACTGGAGGGCGGGGCAAAAGCGACAGGAGCTGCCGGTGAAAGTGCAGGCGCCATGCGCCGATTGGACTATGAAGCTGCTTCCTACCACGGGAAAATCGATAATGCAGTTAAGAGTCGTGCTCCGGTTAATGGTCAAGAAGTGCTAGATTTTTCGATCCAAGTTAAACCGACATCCTCTCGCCGAGTCGGAATTGACTACGATTCTAAAGATTTTGTTGTTTTTGACAAAACGCTAGATACGACTTATCACGGCCACGTCCGTTCTTGGAGTGATTTGCATCCAGACATGCAAAAAGCCTTGCAACAGGCAGGTATGGTTGATCGTAAAGGTAATATTCTTACTGGTGGGAAACGATGA
- a CDS encoding CitMHS family transporter, producing the protein MLTFLGFAMVSTFMYLIMSKRLSALIALIIIPIIFALIGGFAAQIGPMMLEGISKLAPTGVMLMFAILYFAIMIDSGLFDPPVRLILKLVKGDPLKVAVGTVALALIVSLDGDGSTTYMICVGAMLPLYSRLKMSPTIMAGLIIMAGGIMNMTPWGGPTARAASALHVDPSDVFVPMIPGMIVGAIVLFGVAYYYGLRERKRLGVLQLPEGKITQDEISVSQFPEARRPKLILINALLTVILMTTLIAGLLPMPVLFMIAFSIAMIINYPCLQQQKDRISAHAGNVLAVVGLIFAAGIFTGILTGTGMVDAMSKSLLAVIPDALGPHLAVITALVSLPFTFFMSNDAFYYGILPVLNQAASGYGISAVEMARASIVGQPVHLLSPLVPSTYLLIGLAKIEFGDLQRFTLKWAVLICMAILAAALVLGVFPLFGS; encoded by the coding sequence ATGCTGACTTTCCTTGGCTTTGCCATGGTTTCGACTTTCATGTACCTGATCATGAGCAAACGCCTGTCGGCGCTCATCGCTCTGATCATCATCCCGATCATCTTCGCCCTGATCGGCGGTTTCGCCGCCCAGATCGGTCCGATGATGCTCGAAGGCATCAGCAAGCTCGCCCCAACCGGCGTGATGCTGATGTTCGCCATCCTCTACTTCGCCATCATGATCGACTCGGGCCTGTTCGATCCGCCCGTTCGCCTGATCCTCAAGCTGGTCAAGGGTGACCCGCTGAAGGTCGCTGTCGGCACCGTGGCCCTGGCGCTGATCGTTTCCCTGGATGGCGACGGTTCGACCACCTACATGATCTGCGTCGGCGCCATGCTGCCGCTGTACAGCCGTCTGAAGATGAGCCCGACCATCATGGCCGGCCTGATCATCATGGCTGGCGGCATCATGAACATGACCCCATGGGGCGGCCCGACCGCTCGCGCAGCCAGCGCCCTGCACGTCGACCCATCGGACGTATTCGTACCGATGATTCCGGGCATGATCGTGGGTGCCATCGTGCTGTTCGGCGTTGCCTACTACTATGGTCTGCGTGAGCGCAAGCGCCTGGGCGTGCTGCAACTGCCGGAAGGCAAGATCACCCAGGACGAGATCAGCGTTTCGCAGTTCCCGGAAGCTCGTCGTCCCAAGCTGATTCTGATCAACGCCCTGCTCACCGTGATCCTGATGACCACGCTGATCGCCGGCCTGCTGCCGATGCCCGTGCTGTTCATGATCGCCTTCAGTATCGCCATGATCATCAACTACCCGTGCCTGCAACAGCAGAAGGACCGCATCTCCGCCCATGCCGGTAACGTGCTGGCGGTGGTCGGCCTGATCTTCGCTGCCGGCATCTTCACCGGCATCCTGACCGGTACCGGCATGGTCGACGCCATGTCGAAGAGCCTGCTGGCCGTGATCCCCGATGCACTGGGCCCACACCTGGCGGTGATCACCGCACTGGTGAGCCTGCCGTTCACCTTCTTCATGTCCAACGACGCCTTCTATTACGGCATCCTGCCGGTACTCAACCAGGCGGCATCGGGCTACGGCATCAGCGCCGTGGAGATGGCCCGTGCGTCCATCGTTGGTCAGCCGGTGCACCTGCTCAGCCCGTTGGTTCCCTCGACCTACCTGCTGATCGGCCTGGCGAAGATCGAATTCGGTGACCTGCAGCGCTTCACCCTGAAATGGGCAGTCCTGATCTGCATGGCCATCCTGGCTGCAGCCCTGGTACTGGGCGTGTTTCCACTATTCGGTAGCTAG
- a CDS encoding TerC family protein → MEWLTNPEIWVAFLTLTALEIVLGIDNIIMIAILVSRMPQHLQARTRFFGLALAMVTRILLLLSITWIMRLTADLFFIFGQGISGRDLILFFGGLFLLWKSSSEIYHSLEGEEDNVEAPKGAAKHFIGTIIQIAIIDIVFSLDSVITAVGMVSHVPVMVAAIVVAVIVMMICAGTISDFIEKHPSLKILALSFLIVVGTVLIAESFEVHVPKGYVYFAMAFSLGVEALNIRLRNARRRKEGLDDVEPVKLRKDVPGQ, encoded by the coding sequence ATGGAATGGCTGACCAACCCGGAAATCTGGGTTGCCTTCTTGACCCTGACTGCCCTGGAAATCGTCCTGGGCATCGACAACATCATCATGATCGCAATTCTGGTCAGCCGCATGCCGCAGCACCTGCAAGCGCGCACTCGCTTCTTCGGCCTGGCCCTGGCGATGGTTACGCGCATCCTGCTGCTGCTGTCCATCACCTGGATCATGCGCCTGACCGCTGACCTGTTCTTCATCTTCGGCCAGGGTATTTCCGGTCGTGACCTGATCCTGTTCTTCGGTGGCCTGTTCCTGCTCTGGAAGAGCAGCAGCGAGATCTATCACAGCCTGGAAGGTGAAGAAGATAACGTGGAAGCGCCCAAGGGCGCGGCCAAGCACTTCATCGGCACCATCATTCAGATCGCCATCATCGACATCGTATTCTCTCTGGATTCGGTGATCACCGCGGTCGGCATGGTTTCCCATGTACCGGTCATGGTCGCGGCCATCGTCGTTGCCGTCATCGTGATGATGATCTGCGCCGGCACCATCAGCGACTTCATCGAGAAACACCCGAGCCTGAAGATTCTCGCCCTGTCGTTCCTCATCGTGGTCGGCACCGTGCTGATCGCCGAGAGCTTCGAAGTCCACGTACCGAAAGGCTACGTCTACTTCGCCATGGCCTTCTCGCTGGGCGTTGAAGCCCTGAACATCCGCCTGCGTAACGCCCGCCGCCGCAAGGAAGGCCTGGACGACGTAGAACCGGTGAAACTGCGCAAGGACGTCCCTGGGCAGTGA